From Draconibacterium halophilum, one genomic window encodes:
- a CDS encoding FGGY-family carbohydrate kinase, with product MIEVIAVFDIGKTNKKVLLFDSNFKVVKQHEEKFPVISDDDGFECDDIDLITSWISKSLEEIAAGNEYDLKGVNFSTYGASLMFLDEKGQRQTPVYNYLKEIPETIAADLFNQYGGKNEFCRKTASPALGLLLNSGIQILWLKQEKPEVSKKVKSVLHFPQYLSYTLSNEIVSEPTSIGCHTFMWDFDQMQYHQWISDNEIALPEPVNNAVVFPVDVAGKKVKVGIGIHDSSASLVPYLKASPAKFILVSTGTWCINMNPYYEEPLTADELEQDCLCFLTPTKDQVKSSRLFMGYFHEVWAEKLAKHFDVPGDSFKAVKNNPELISALSNKYEDTSVYFSNGKESFQEGLKAVDLSVFTNYEESYTKLMIDLTALCVTSIKLVVPENDNTEILYVSGGFARNPTFIELLKKSFPAKTVLISEIDNSSALGAAMVIADTLSDADVANLDLGIQV from the coding sequence ATGATCGAGGTAATAGCTGTTTTCGATATTGGAAAAACCAACAAAAAAGTATTGTTGTTCGACAGCAATTTTAAGGTTGTAAAACAGCACGAAGAGAAGTTTCCGGTAATATCCGACGATGACGGATTTGAGTGCGACGACATCGATCTGATCACTTCGTGGATAAGCAAAAGCCTGGAAGAAATTGCAGCCGGTAACGAATACGATTTGAAAGGTGTAAATTTTTCAACTTACGGTGCATCGTTAATGTTTCTTGATGAAAAAGGACAGCGACAGACACCGGTTTACAACTATTTAAAGGAGATTCCTGAAACTATTGCAGCGGATCTTTTTAATCAGTATGGTGGTAAAAATGAGTTTTGCCGAAAAACGGCCAGCCCGGCGTTGGGATTATTGTTGAATTCCGGAATTCAAATATTGTGGTTAAAACAAGAGAAACCAGAAGTGTCTAAGAAGGTAAAATCTGTGTTACATTTTCCGCAATATTTATCGTACACTTTATCAAACGAGATTGTTTCGGAGCCGACATCGATCGGGTGCCATACCTTTATGTGGGATTTCGATCAAATGCAATATCATCAGTGGATATCGGATAATGAAATTGCTTTACCGGAACCTGTCAACAATGCTGTGGTTTTTCCGGTCGACGTGGCTGGAAAAAAGGTGAAAGTTGGAATAGGTATTCACGATAGTTCGGCTTCGCTGGTGCCTTATTTAAAAGCCAGTCCGGCAAAATTTATTTTGGTATCAACCGGGACGTGGTGTATAAACATGAATCCATATTACGAAGAGCCATTAACCGCTGATGAGTTGGAACAAGACTGTTTGTGTTTCTTGACACCAACCAAGGATCAGGTAAAATCGTCTCGTTTATTTATGGGGTATTTTCACGAGGTTTGGGCTGAAAAACTGGCCAAACATTTTGATGTTCCCGGAGATTCATTTAAAGCCGTTAAAAATAATCCGGAATTAATAAGCGCGCTTTCAAATAAGTATGAAGACACTTCCGTATATTTTTCCAATGGCAAGGAAAGTTTTCAGGAAGGGTTGAAGGCAGTTGACCTGAGTGTTTTTACAAATTACGAGGAATCATACACCAAATTGATGATCGATCTGACCGCACTTTGTGTAACAAGCATCAAGCTGGTTGTTCCTGAAAATGATAATACTGAAATTTTGTACGTTTCAGGAGGTTTTGCCCGAAACCCAACTTTTATTGAGTTACTGAAAAAGAGCTTTCCGGCTAAAACGGTTCTGATATCAGAGATTGATAATTCAAGTGCACTTGGTGCTGCAATGGTTATTGCCGATACTTTATCGGATGCCGATGTTGCAAACCTTGATCTCGGGATTCAGGTGTAA
- a CDS encoding GntR family transcriptional regulator — MRLNKNLPQYKVVYEIIRKHISDGVYQKGDILPSENELCAVHQTTRPTIRKALDRLVHEGYIKKKQGKGSIVMGVPQGVGILSLSGTTSAVGQENLITKIIVKPEIRQWDTTNLAYPLLNNEEEFGCIYFERLRIMNKQPVFYDITMMPNINLRRFISRNLENKSLFNILRTIYDIEVTGGEQRLMAILADDKIQEYLNVKEGHPILHINRKMETSREGFFIYSQVYCNSEKYAIFGTF, encoded by the coding sequence ATGCGTCTGAACAAAAATTTACCGCAATACAAAGTTGTTTACGAAATTATTCGCAAACACATATCAGATGGAGTTTACCAAAAAGGAGACATTCTACCATCGGAAAACGAACTATGTGCGGTACATCAGACCACACGACCAACCATTCGGAAAGCACTTGATCGTCTTGTTCACGAAGGATACATCAAAAAAAAACAAGGCAAAGGAAGTATCGTGATGGGCGTTCCACAAGGGGTTGGAATTTTGTCGTTATCGGGTACCACCAGTGCAGTTGGACAAGAAAACCTGATCACAAAAATTATTGTAAAACCGGAGATAAGACAGTGGGATACCACAAATCTCGCCTATCCACTCTTGAATAATGAAGAAGAATTTGGCTGTATTTATTTCGAGCGATTGCGGATCATGAACAAACAGCCTGTTTTCTATGACATTACCATGATGCCCAACATCAACCTGCGTCGTTTTATCAGTCGAAACCTGGAGAACAAATCGCTCTTCAACATCCTGCGCACTATTTACGACATTGAAGTTACCGGTGGCGAACAACGCCTGATGGCCATTTTGGCCGATGATAAAATTCAGGAGTACCTGAATGTAAAAGAGGGCCACCCTATTCTTCATATCAACCGAAAAATGGAAACCAGTCGCGAAGGTTTTTTTATTTACAGCCAGGTTTACTGCAACAGCGAGAAGTACGCTATTTTTGGGACGTTTTAA
- a CDS encoding dihydrolipoamide acetyltransferase family protein: protein MATPIIMPRQGQSVESCIFTEWTKEVGEEVKKGDALFAYETDKASFEQEAEEDGVLLAVFCEEGDEVPVLQTIGVIGKPGENIDEFSAGTAPEDGAEVKEEVEEVSEEKEEEVQVVLKENTEGEKVKISPRAKRLAEKKAVPYESIKGSGPEGRVIERDVKAFAASQPKMSPLAKEVAKAEGLEPASEGSGLAGTVKASDLGANPVYADDFEIKKMPHIRKLIAKAMYQSLQNSAQLTHHLGADARRMLALRKEIKAKEGAPNITLNDMVCFAVIKALKQFPDVNAHFLGDSVKYFNKVHLGLAVDTDRGLMVPVIKNADDLSITGLCNQLKDVADSCRTGSVDPELLSSEAASFTVSNLGNYGVEMFTPVINLPQVAILGVNTIVPRPKDLGDGVYGFVPYMGLSLTYDHQALDGGMATRFVKQVAIEIENLTIEY from the coding sequence ATGGCTACACCAATTATAATGCCTCGCCAGGGGCAATCCGTTGAATCCTGCATCTTTACCGAATGGACGAAAGAGGTAGGCGAAGAAGTTAAAAAGGGCGATGCGCTCTTTGCTTATGAAACTGATAAAGCATCCTTTGAACAGGAAGCTGAAGAAGATGGCGTTTTGCTGGCTGTGTTTTGCGAAGAAGGAGATGAGGTGCCTGTTTTGCAAACTATTGGCGTAATTGGAAAGCCGGGCGAAAACATCGATGAGTTTTCTGCCGGAACAGCACCGGAAGATGGTGCTGAAGTAAAAGAGGAGGTTGAAGAAGTTTCTGAGGAAAAAGAGGAAGAGGTTCAGGTAGTATTAAAAGAAAATACTGAGGGTGAGAAAGTGAAGATTTCTCCGCGGGCTAAAAGGCTTGCGGAAAAGAAGGCAGTACCTTACGAATCGATTAAAGGTTCAGGTCCCGAAGGACGCGTTATTGAGCGTGATGTGAAAGCGTTTGCTGCATCGCAACCTAAAATGTCGCCACTGGCAAAAGAAGTTGCTAAAGCTGAAGGACTGGAACCAGCTAGCGAAGGAAGTGGATTGGCCGGAACAGTTAAAGCTTCAGATCTTGGAGCAAATCCTGTTTATGCCGATGATTTCGAAATCAAGAAAATGCCACATATTCGCAAGTTGATTGCCAAAGCAATGTATCAGTCCTTGCAGAATTCGGCACAATTAACGCACCATTTAGGTGCAGATGCAAGAAGAATGCTTGCCTTACGAAAAGAAATAAAAGCTAAAGAAGGTGCTCCGAATATTACATTAAACGATATGGTTTGTTTCGCGGTTATTAAAGCGCTGAAACAATTTCCTGATGTAAATGCACATTTCCTTGGCGACAGCGTAAAATATTTCAATAAAGTACATTTAGGGCTGGCTGTTGATACCGACCGTGGTTTGATGGTTCCGGTAATTAAAAATGCCGATGACCTGTCAATAACCGGATTGTGTAACCAGCTTAAAGATGTTGCGGATTCTTGTCGTACAGGAAGCGTAGATCCGGAGTTACTTTCTTCTGAGGCTGCATCGTTTACCGTTTCGAACCTTGGAAATTACGGTGTTGAAATGTTTACACCGGTAATCAACTTGCCGCAGGTAGCAATTCTGGGAGTAAATACCATTGTGCCTCGACCAAAAGATCTGGGCGACGGAGTATACGGTTTTGTGCCTTATATGGGCTTGAGTTTGACTTACGATCACCAGGCACTTGATGGCGGAATGGCAACACGTTTTGTGAAGCAGGTAGCTATTGAAATTGAAAACTTAACGATTGAATATTAG
- a CDS encoding PHP domain-containing protein, whose protein sequence is MNFLKEYPDIETLMRIGGDISVPHVNGHIHTPYSFSSFDNIAQIFELANDEEVEVLGINDFFVSDGYNEFYNYAVKNGVFPLFNVEFIGLIQELQRRNVTINDPNNPGRIYFSGKGLNYPYRVSEESKKFLDDLIAESQKQVAKMIEKVNYLLQSIYPDMSLTYEEVKKKYAKELVRERHIAKAIRILVEENYPQKSGKMMFYTELFDVEPKSNPEDIAAIENEIRGKLLKAGGSAFIPESPASFPPVERISEYILDAGGIPCYPVLLDDRKGNLITGFERDWKVMDEQFKAMNVHMIELIPSRNSVQKLREFIKYFTRLGYVISLGSEHNTPGVFPLEVKVDGEDILPDDLKKVSYDGACVIAAHQYLKTNGEEGFVTTNGNRTERSIADLITLGNAVVKEMIA, encoded by the coding sequence ATGAATTTTTTAAAAGAATACCCGGATATTGAAACATTAATGCGAATAGGAGGCGATATTAGCGTGCCTCATGTTAATGGTCACATCCATACTCCATACTCTTTCAGCTCTTTCGATAATATTGCACAGATTTTTGAGCTGGCAAACGACGAAGAGGTTGAAGTGTTGGGGATTAACGATTTTTTTGTTTCCGACGGATATAACGAATTTTATAATTACGCTGTAAAAAACGGCGTATTTCCATTGTTTAACGTTGAGTTTATTGGGTTGATTCAGGAGCTTCAACGACGCAATGTTACCATAAACGACCCAAATAATCCGGGCCGCATTTATTTTAGCGGGAAAGGGTTGAATTATCCGTATCGGGTTTCAGAAGAAAGCAAAAAGTTTTTGGATGATCTGATAGCTGAAAGCCAGAAACAAGTCGCGAAGATGATTGAAAAGGTGAATTACCTGTTGCAGTCTATCTATCCTGATATGAGCCTTACGTACGAGGAGGTAAAGAAAAAATATGCTAAGGAGCTGGTGCGCGAGCGCCATATCGCCAAAGCCATTCGTATTTTGGTAGAAGAGAACTATCCTCAAAAGTCGGGAAAAATGATGTTCTACACCGAACTTTTTGATGTAGAACCAAAATCAAATCCTGAAGATATTGCTGCTATCGAAAACGAAATCCGCGGTAAACTTCTAAAAGCCGGAGGTTCTGCTTTTATTCCTGAATCGCCTGCTTCATTTCCACCTGTGGAACGCATAAGTGAGTATATTTTGGACGCCGGTGGTATTCCATGTTATCCGGTATTACTCGACGACAGAAAAGGGAATCTGATCACCGGTTTCGAGAGGGATTGGAAGGTTATGGACGAACAATTTAAAGCAATGAATGTGCATATGATCGAACTGATCCCGTCACGAAATTCAGTGCAAAAATTGCGCGAGTTTATAAAATATTTTACCCGTTTGGGATATGTGATCTCGCTTGGATCAGAGCACAACACGCCGGGAGTTTTCCCTCTTGAAGTGAAGGTTGATGGTGAGGATATTTTACCCGATGACCTGAAAAAAGTATCATACGATGGTGCTTGCGTAATTGCAGCTCATCAATATTTAAAAACCAATGGTGAAGAAGGATTTGTAACTACAAATGGTAATCGTACCGAACGGTCGATAGCAGACCTGATCACCTTAGGTAATGCGGTTGTTAAAGAAATGATCGCATAA
- the lpdA gene encoding dihydrolipoyl dehydrogenase, producing the protein MKYDLAIIGAGPGGYVAAERAGAKGLKVVLFEKKELGGVCLNEGCIPTKTLLYGAKIYDSAKSGSKYGVEANDLSFSFKKMMARKNKVVKKLVGGVGMKMKQFNVDVVNDAAVIKKRGAEGIEIEAGGKEYNAANVMICTGSEAFVPPIPGVQGNEEVLTNREILQLKEQPKSLVIIGGGVIGMEFASIFNSLGTKVTIIEMLDEILTGMDKGQSALLRQMYAKKGIEFNLSSKVTKVDGTKVTFEKDGKVTEIEGDKILMSVGRKPVTQGFGLENLGVELFKGGIKVDEKMRTNIPNVYAAGDVTGFSLLAHTASREGEVVVNNLSGRPDKMRYNAIPAVVYTNPEISGVGLTEETAKAKGIDYKIAELPMAYAGRFVVENEGGSGSCKVLVGAKYGEVLGVHMIGNPSSEMIYGACMAIEAEMTLKEMEEVVFPHPTVSEIFKETVFSFGH; encoded by the coding sequence ATGAAGTACGATTTAGCAATTATAGGTGCCGGACCGGGTGGGTATGTTGCCGCCGAAAGAGCCGGAGCAAAAGGACTGAAAGTGGTTCTTTTTGAAAAGAAGGAACTTGGCGGTGTTTGTTTAAACGAAGGTTGTATTCCTACAAAAACTTTGCTGTACGGTGCTAAAATATACGATAGCGCAAAAAGCGGAAGTAAATATGGTGTGGAAGCGAATGATCTGTCGTTTAGCTTCAAAAAAATGATGGCCCGCAAGAATAAAGTGGTGAAGAAGCTGGTAGGCGGCGTTGGCATGAAAATGAAGCAGTTTAATGTGGATGTGGTCAACGACGCTGCAGTGATAAAAAAGAGAGGCGCTGAAGGTATTGAGATTGAAGCAGGAGGCAAAGAATATAATGCAGCCAACGTGATGATCTGTACCGGCTCCGAAGCTTTTGTTCCTCCAATTCCTGGTGTTCAGGGGAATGAAGAAGTTTTAACCAATCGTGAGATTTTGCAACTGAAAGAACAGCCAAAATCGTTGGTGATCATTGGCGGTGGTGTAATCGGAATGGAATTCGCCAGTATTTTTAACAGTCTGGGTACGAAAGTTACCATTATTGAAATGCTGGATGAAATCCTGACCGGAATGGACAAAGGACAAAGTGCCCTATTGCGTCAGATGTACGCCAAAAAAGGCATTGAGTTCAACTTGTCGTCAAAAGTTACAAAGGTTGACGGAACAAAAGTAACCTTCGAAAAAGACGGAAAAGTAACCGAAATTGAAGGCGATAAAATATTAATGAGCGTTGGTCGTAAGCCGGTAACTCAGGGATTTGGATTGGAAAATCTGGGTGTTGAGTTATTTAAAGGCGGAATTAAAGTCGATGAAAAAATGCGCACCAATATTCCGAATGTTTACGCTGCCGGCGATGTAACAGGTTTCTCATTGTTGGCACATACTGCCAGTCGCGAAGGCGAAGTGGTGGTCAACAACCTTTCCGGTCGTCCGGATAAAATGCGCTACAATGCTATTCCTGCTGTAGTTTATACTAATCCTGAAATTTCGGGTGTTGGCTTGACCGAAGAGACAGCTAAAGCAAAAGGTATCGATTATAAAATTGCCGAACTACCAATGGCTTACGCCGGAAGATTTGTTGTCGAAAATGAAGGTGGCAGCGGATCGTGTAAAGTATTGGTTGGTGCAAAATACGGCGAGGTGCTCGGTGTTCACATGATCGGAAATCCATCGAGTGAAATGATCTACGGTGCCTGCATGGCCATCGAAGCCGAAATGACACTGAAAGAAATGGAAGAAGTGGTATTCCCGCATCCAACAGTTTCGGAGATATTTAAAGAAACTGTTTTTAGTTTTGGGCATTAA
- a CDS encoding SDR family NAD(P)-dependent oxidoreductase encodes MEGLKNLIKISQFYGQNPEMVIAGGGNTSYKNDENIWVKASGFALATITEDGFAKLDRKKLGLISEKTYSADSFERERQIKDDLMEATITKDRRPSVEISMHDVIDFAYVVHLHPTKVNGLMCGNQVEKYLDELFGDQVVYIPYIDPGYVLFKGVEKQLDKFKAKNGKTAQIIFLQNHGIFVAADSIDEIETIYSDVFAKLNGALKEELSEEALPIREDVAEFVPAIRMMVSEVEIKTLRLRNNAVIAQFTKDAQAYEKVTKPFTPDLIVYCKSKYIFIENTENVEDLLKEAKEKIEAFISTNGFAPKVILLKGIGLLAVGDHAVQCDTILDVYEDAMKISAYSESFGGQHFMTPEQIAFIDTWEVENYRRKIAAGTSVGRVQNKTIIVTGAAMGFGEGIALHLTEEGANIVVADINEEVGQKTAAELAAMKGNNRAIFVKTNVADMESLANLMKETVATFGGLDVFVSNAGVLRAGGLDEMTPENFEFVTKINYNAYFYCTKVASKILKLQNAYKPDYYSDIIQINSKSGLKGSKKNFAYAGGKFGGIGLTQSFALELAPDKIKVNSVCPGNFYEGPLWSDPENGLFIQYLNAGKVPGAKTIDDVKQFYLDQVPLGKGCSPKDVVKGILYLIDQENETGQALPISGGQSMLH; translated from the coding sequence ATGGAAGGATTAAAAAATCTGATTAAGATATCGCAATTCTATGGCCAAAATCCAGAGATGGTTATTGCCGGAGGCGGAAACACCTCCTATAAAAACGACGAAAATATTTGGGTGAAAGCCAGTGGTTTTGCACTTGCTACGATTACCGAAGATGGTTTTGCAAAGCTCGACCGTAAAAAATTGGGACTCATCTCAGAAAAAACATACAGTGCCGATTCATTTGAACGCGAGCGCCAGATTAAAGACGATTTGATGGAAGCAACCATCACAAAAGATCGCAGGCCATCGGTTGAAATATCAATGCATGATGTTATCGATTTTGCTTATGTGGTGCACCTGCATCCAACAAAAGTAAATGGTTTGATGTGTGGCAACCAGGTGGAAAAATACCTCGATGAGTTGTTTGGCGACCAGGTGGTTTATATTCCATATATCGATCCGGGTTATGTGCTGTTTAAAGGGGTTGAAAAACAACTGGACAAATTTAAAGCGAAAAATGGTAAAACTGCGCAGATAATCTTTTTGCAAAACCACGGAATTTTTGTGGCAGCCGATTCTATCGATGAAATTGAAACGATTTACAGTGATGTATTTGCAAAACTGAACGGTGCGTTAAAAGAGGAATTGTCGGAAGAAGCCCTTCCAATTCGCGAAGATGTTGCTGAATTTGTTCCGGCCATCCGTATGATGGTTTCAGAAGTGGAAATTAAAACGCTGAGACTTCGGAACAATGCGGTAATTGCTCAATTCACAAAAGATGCACAGGCTTATGAAAAAGTGACAAAGCCATTTACTCCTGACCTGATCGTGTATTGCAAATCGAAATATATATTTATTGAAAATACTGAAAACGTTGAAGACCTGTTGAAAGAGGCCAAAGAAAAGATCGAAGCTTTTATTTCAACAAACGGATTTGCTCCAAAAGTAATCCTACTGAAAGGAATTGGCTTGTTGGCTGTTGGCGATCATGCCGTACAGTGCGACACGATTCTGGATGTGTATGAAGATGCAATGAAAATCAGTGCTTATTCTGAATCGTTCGGTGGTCAGCATTTTATGACTCCGGAACAAATTGCATTTATCGATACCTGGGAGGTTGAGAATTACCGCCGCAAAATTGCTGCCGGAACATCTGTTGGCCGTGTTCAAAATAAAACCATTATTGTAACCGGCGCTGCCATGGGATTTGGTGAAGGTATTGCCCTCCATTTAACCGAAGAAGGCGCCAATATTGTTGTGGCCGATATTAACGAAGAAGTTGGACAAAAAACGGCAGCAGAACTGGCTGCGATGAAAGGTAATAACAGGGCGATTTTTGTAAAAACCAATGTGGCCGATATGGAAAGCCTGGCCAATTTGATGAAAGAAACCGTTGCTACTTTTGGTGGACTGGATGTATTTGTAAGTAATGCCGGCGTATTACGTGCGGGTGGTCTGGATGAAATGACACCGGAGAATTTTGAGTTTGTTACCAAAATAAACTACAACGCCTATTTCTATTGCACAAAAGTAGCCTCTAAAATATTGAAACTTCAAAATGCTTATAAGCCGGATTACTATTCTGATATTATTCAAATCAATTCAAAATCGGGTTTAAAAGGAAGTAAAAAGAATTTCGCATATGCCGGTGGTAAATTTGGTGGAATAGGTCTTACTCAGTCGTTTGCATTGGAACTGGCACCGGATAAAATAAAAGTCAATTCGGTTTGCCCGGGTAACTTCTACGAAGGTCCGCTGTGGAGCGATCCTGAAAATGGATTGTTTATTCAGTACCTAAATGCCGGAAAAGTGCCGGGAGCAAAGACAATCGACGATGTGAAGCAATTTTATTTAGACCAGGTGCCACTTGGAAAAGGATGTTCGCCAAAAGACGTGGTGAAAGGAATTTTATACCTGATCGACCAGGAGAATGAAACGGGACAGGCGCTGCCAATTTCGGGTGGACAATCGATGTTGCATTAG
- a CDS encoding alpha-ketoacid dehydrogenase subunit alpha/beta, with amino-acid sequence MPKSQFIDPVEVRKPGSIQFKEIPVNQYNKSIEEEKANFSNDQFMDIFHDMALIREFETMLNLIKTKGEYEGIEYNHPGPAHLSIGQESAAVGMAYHLGVEDFIFGSHRSHGEILAKGMSAIHKMSDDQLMDVMTNFFDGTILNIVKEGHEGNVKSLARRFLIYGTLAEIFARETGFNKGLGGSMHAFFTPFGVYPNNAIVGGSGDIAVGAALFKKVNQKDGIVVANIGDASMACGPVWEGLTFASMDQFEQLWEGAYKGGLPIIFNIMNNQYGMGGQTCGETMGYDIAARIGAGVNRDSMHAERVDGYNPLAVIDAYKRKMELLKDKKGPVLLDVLTYRYSGHSPSDASSYRSKEEVEAWEKQDCIVSYGKELVDNGVTKETELENIKADIVELMKYAMKLAIDEKVSPNMDMEKYPELIGDMMFSEESVDKMEDREVEVNHPMEENPRVKQLTKKERFAFDANGKPFSKIKQYQLRDGIFEAVVDRFYKDPTLVAYGEENRDWGGAFATYRGLTEALPYNRLFNSPISEASIIGTAIGYAMCGGRVIPEIMYCDFLGRCGDEVFNQMPKWQAMSGNVIKMPVVVRVSVGSKYGAQHSQDWTSLVAHIPGLKVVFPVTPYDAKGLMNTALQGTDPVIFFESQRIYDIGEQFHEGGVPEEYYEIPFGEPDVKREGKDITILTIGATLYRALEAADKLKEEYGMEAEVIDARSIVPFNYEKVIESVKKTGRIIISGDANSRGSFLNDMARNITELAFDELDAPPVVVGSRNWITPAYELEEYFFPQVDWFLDAIHEKIVPLKGHVAKNNFTNAEQIRRNKLGI; translated from the coding sequence ATGCCTAAGTCGCAATTTATTGATCCGGTTGAAGTAAGAAAGCCGGGTTCAATTCAATTCAAAGAAATACCTGTAAATCAATACAACAAAAGTATTGAAGAGGAAAAAGCAAATTTTTCGAACGACCAGTTTATGGATATTTTCCATGATATGGCTTTGATTCGGGAGTTCGAAACCATGTTAAACCTGATCAAAACCAAGGGCGAATACGAAGGAATCGAATACAACCATCCCGGTCCTGCTCACTTGTCAATCGGACAGGAATCGGCAGCTGTTGGTATGGCTTACCACCTGGGAGTTGAGGATTTTATTTTTGGTTCGCACCGTTCTCACGGCGAGATTTTGGCCAAAGGTATGTCGGCTATTCATAAAATGAGCGACGACCAATTGATGGATGTAATGACCAACTTCTTCGACGGTACAATTCTGAACATCGTAAAAGAAGGTCATGAAGGCAACGTAAAATCATTGGCACGCCGTTTCCTGATTTACGGAACACTGGCCGAGATTTTTGCCCGTGAAACAGGTTTTAATAAAGGTCTGGGAGGCTCGATGCACGCTTTCTTTACACCGTTTGGTGTATATCCTAATAATGCAATTGTTGGTGGTTCGGGCGATATAGCTGTGGGAGCTGCTTTGTTCAAAAAAGTAAATCAGAAAGATGGTATTGTAGTGGCCAATATTGGCGATGCATCAATGGCTTGCGGCCCGGTTTGGGAAGGTCTGACTTTTGCATCGATGGACCAGTTTGAGCAATTGTGGGAAGGAGCCTACAAAGGTGGTCTGCCAATCATTTTCAATATTATGAATAACCAGTACGGAATGGGTGGACAAACCTGTGGAGAAACCATGGGGTATGATATTGCCGCTCGTATTGGTGCGGGTGTAAATCGCGACAGCATGCACGCCGAACGTGTTGATGGATACAATCCGCTGGCAGTAATTGATGCGTACAAGCGTAAAATGGAGCTGCTAAAAGATAAAAAGGGGCCTGTTCTGCTTGATGTTTTAACTTACCGTTACAGTGGTCACTCACCTTCTGATGCTTCGTCGTATAGAAGTAAAGAAGAAGTTGAAGCCTGGGAAAAGCAGGATTGTATTGTTTCTTATGGAAAAGAGCTGGTTGATAACGGAGTAACGAAAGAAACAGAACTTGAAAATATAAAAGCTGATATTGTTGAGTTGATGAAATATGCCATGAAACTGGCCATCGACGAAAAAGTGTCGCCAAACATGGATATGGAAAAATATCCGGAATTAATTGGCGACATGATGTTCTCTGAAGAGAGCGTTGATAAAATGGAAGACCGCGAGGTAGAGGTGAATCATCCGATGGAAGAAAACCCACGGGTTAAACAACTTACCAAAAAAGAGCGTTTTGCTTTTGATGCCAACGGAAAACCATTCTCAAAAATTAAACAGTATCAGTTACGCGACGGTATCTTCGAAGCTGTTGTTGATCGTTTCTACAAAGATCCGACATTGGTGGCTTATGGCGAAGAAAACCGGGACTGGGGTGGCGCTTTCGCTACTTATCGTGGACTCACAGAGGCTTTACCGTACAACCGTTTGTTTAATTCGCCAATTTCTGAGGCGTCGATCATTGGAACAGCCATTGGTTATGCCATGTGTGGTGGTCGTGTAATTCCTGAAATTATGTACTGCGATTTCCTCGGACGTTGTGGCGATGAGGTTTTCAACCAAATGCCAAAGTGGCAAGCGATGTCGGGTAACGTAATTAAAATGCCTGTTGTGGTTCGCGTTTCTGTAGGATCAAAATATGGTGCACAGCACTCGCAAGACTGGACGTCACTGGTAGCTCATATTCCCGGATTGAAAGTTGTTTTCCCGGTAACGCCCTACGATGCAAAAGGTTTGATGAACACTGCTTTGCAGGGAACTGACCCTGTGATTTTCTTTGAAAGCCAGCGTATTTACGACATTGGCGAGCAGTTTCACGAAGGTGGCGTACCGGAAGAATATTACGAAATTCCGTTTGGCGAGCCGGATGTAAAACGCGAAGGAAAAGACATTACAATTCTTACAATTGGAGCAACGCTTTACCGCGCATTGGAAGCTGCGGACAAACTGAAAGAAGAATACGGCATGGAAGCAGAGGTTATTGATGCCCGTTCCATTGTTCCGTTCAATTACGAAAAAGTGATTGAGTCGGTTAAAAAGACCGGTAGAATAATCATCTCAGGCGATGCCAACTCAAGAGGTTCGTTCCTGAATGATATGGCACGGAATATTACCGAGCTGGCATTTGATGAGTTGGATGCACCACCGGTAGTTGTTGGTTCGCGTAACTGGATTACTCCTGCTTACGAATTGGAAGAGTATTTCTTCCCGCAGGTTGACTGGTTCCTCGATGCCATTCACGAAAAGATCGTTCCGTTGAAAGGACATGTAGCAAAAAATAATTTCACAAATGCGGAGCAGATTCGTAGAAATAAGTTAGGTATATAA